DNA from Aquaspirillum sp. LM1:
GGTAGGGTACACCTTGCCGATTGCCCGCCAGCTGGGGCGCTGGTGCACCGGGCGCTGGTTCCTGCGCGACGAGCGGCTGTATCTGCTGCCCGGCGATTCCCCAATGGGCCTGCGCCTGCCGCTGGATTCGCTGCCGTGGGTGGACAAGCGCGACTACCCCTACCTGATTGAAGTTGACCCATTTGCCGCCCGCCACACCCTGCCGGCAGCGGCCGAACTGCGCGCCCAGTATCCCTACCTGGCCCCGCTGACCCCGGCCCAGCAAAAAGCCCTGCCTGGCAGCACAACGGTCAGCACCGGCAATGCCGAATTCAACACCCCTGCGCCAGCCAAGTTCAGTTCGGCGCATGAGGTGGTGCGCACCGCACTGTGCGTGGAGGCCCGGCTGGGCGTGCTGTATGTGTTTATGCCGCCGCTGGCCGAAGTGGAAGACTACCTGGGCCTGCTGGCAGCCATTGAACGCACCGCCGAAGCGCTGAAGGTCAAGATTGTGCTGGAAGGCTATCCGCCGCCGCGCGACCCGCGTCTGACTCTGCTGCAAGTGACCCCCGACCCCGGCGTGATCGAAGTCAACATCCACCCGGCCAGCCACTGGGAAGAGCTGGTCGAACGCACCGAATTTCTGTACCAGGCCGCGCACGAAACCCGGCTGTCCACCGAAAAATTCATGCTGGATGGCCGCCACACCGGCACCGGCGGCGGCAACCACTTTGTGCTGGGCGGGGCCACCCCGGCTGACAGCCCCTTCCTGCGTCGTCCGGATGTGCTGGCCAGCCTGATTGCCTACTGGCACAACCACCCGTCGCTGAGCTATCTGTTCTCCGGCCTGTTCATCGGCCCGACCAGCCAGGCCCCCCGGCTGGACGAGGCGCGCAATGATCAAGTGTACGAAATGGACATCGCCCTGCAGGAAGTGCGCAAGGCCGTGGCCAAGCAGGGCAGCGATGTCTCGCCCTGGGTGATCGACCGCATTCTGCGCAACCTGCTGGTGGACGTCACCGGCAACACCCACCGTGCCGAGTTCTGCATCGACAAGCTGTATTCGCCAGATTCCAGCACGGGCCGGCTGGGCCTGCTGGAACTGCGCGCGTTTGAAATGCCGCCCCATGCGCGGATGAGCCTGGTGCAGCAACTGCTGATCCGTGCGCTGGTGGCGCGCTTCTGGCAGCAGCCCTACCACGTCAGCCTGACCCGCTGGGGCACTGCGCTGCACGACCGCTTTATGCTGCCCACCTTTGTGCAGATGGACTTTGAAGACGTGCTGGCCGAGCTGAATGACGCGGGTTACAGCTTTGAACTGGACTGGTTTGCCCCGCACTTTGCCTTCCGCTTCCCCCGGATGGGCGAACTGGATGTGCGCGGCGTGCATCTGGAACTGCATCACGCGCTGGAGCCCTGGCATGTGATGGGCGAAGAAGGCATGGCCGGCACCACGGTGCGCTATGTGGATTCGTCGCTGGAACGCATCGAAGTGAAGGTCAGCGGGCTGAACGACAACCGCCATGTGATTACCGTCAACGGCCAGGCGCTGCCGCTGCACCCCACCGGGCGCGCCGGCGAGTATGTGGCCGGGGTGCGCTATCGGGCATGGAACCCGCCCAATGCGCTGCACCCGACCATCGACGTACACGCGCCGCTGGTGTTTGACGTGGTGGACCGCTGGATGGAACGCTCGCTGGGCGGCTGCCAGTACCATGTGGCCCATCCCGGCGGACGCAATTACGACAGCTTCCCGGTTAACGCCTACGAAGCCGAAAGCCGCCGGCTGGCCCGCTTCTTTACCCTGGGCCATACGCCAGGGCCAATGGCGGTCAGCCCGGCTGCGCCAAGCCGCGAATTGCCATTTACCCTCGATTTGCGACGACAGCCGCGTTAGACTACCGCCCTGATGCGCCCGAACCCGGCCCCCTGGTTCGGGCGTTTTTTCCCCCTTTACCCGGTGGCGGCGCAGTCAGGGCCTTCACCTCTGGACGCATGGCATGGACACGGATTTCGCCGGGGAAGCGGCAGTTGCGTCGTCCCTGGACGATGGCAGCCTGCCGTCCCCTGCTCACTTTGACGAGTGGCACGACGCCCACGGCGTGCGTGCGCACTGGCAGCAGTTTTTTCAACTGGAATCGCCGGTGGAACTGGCCGGCAAGCAAGGCGACGCCGACCGGCAAATCCGCGACAACGGCATCACCTACAATGTGTACGCCGACACCCAGAGCGGCCCGGCGCGGCCCTGGTCGCTGGACATCCTGCCGTTTATTCTGGATGAGGCCGACTGGCAGCAGATTGCCAGCGGGGTAAGCCAGCGCGCGCGCCTGCTCAACCAGATGCTGGCCGACCTGTACGGTGCGCAAACCCTGCTGCATCGTGGCCTGGTGCCCACCGAACTGGTGCTGGGCCATCCGGGCTATTTGCGCGCGCTCAGCGGCCATCAGCCGGCTGGCGGGGTGTTTCTGCATATTGTGGCGTTTGACCTGGCCCGCCACCCCAATGGCCGCTGGAGCGTGATGGCCCAGCGCACCCAGGCCCCGTCCGGGCTGGGCTATGCGCTGGAAAACCGGCTGATTGTGTCGCGGCTGTTTCCCGAGGCTTTCCGCCAGCTGCGCGTGCAACACCTGGCCAGCAGCTACCGGCAATTGCTGGCCACCCTCACCCGGTTGAGCCCACCCGCGCCGCGCCAGACGGCGCCGCGCATGGTGCTGCTCACGCCTGGCCCGTATAACGAAACCTACTTTGAACACGCCTACCTGGCGCGCTATCTGGGCATACCGCTGGTCGAAGGCAGCGACCTGACCGTGCGTGGCGATGAGCTGTTCCTGAAAACCCTCACCGGGCTGACCCCAGTGCAAGTGGTGCTGCGCCGGCTGGACGACAACTTCTGCGATCCGCTGGAACTGCGTACCGACTCCACCCTGGGCATTCCCGGCCTGCTGCAGGCGGTGCGCGCCGGCAAGGTGCTGATGGCCAATGCGCTGGGCAGCAGTTTTCTGGAATCCCCCGCCCTGCTGGGCTTTTTGCCTGGCGTGTGCGAGGCGCTGCTGGGCGAGCCGCTGCAACTGCCGTCACTGCATTCCTGGTGGTGTGGCGAGGACGCCGCCTGTGCCGAGGCACTGAGCGAACTCGACCAGCGCATCATCAAGCCCACCTACCCGCCCGGCCCGCCCTACCATGGCAACGAGCCGATCCTGTGCAGCCAGCTCGATCCGGCCAGCCTGGCCCAGTGGCGCGCACGCATTCTGCAGCAACCAGGCGCGTACACCCTGCAGGAGAATATCCCGCTGTCGCAAGCGCCCATCTGGCGGCATGGCCATATTGCCGCCCACCCGGCCATGCTGCGGGTGTTTGCCATTGCCGACGGCGAAGGCGGCTGGCAAGTGCTGCCTGGTGGCCTGACCCGGATTGCCGACGAACCCGACCAGCCGGTGGTGTCGATGCAGCGCGGTGGCAGCAGCCTGGACACCTGGGTGCTGACCAGCGGCGAAGTGGACACTTTTTCCCTGCTGCCCGGCCAGCTGCGCCCGATCGACCTGCGCCACAAGCGCCGGCTGGTGACCAGCCGCGCTGCCGAAAATCTGTTCTGGATGGGGCGCTATGCCGAACGCGCCGAACAGCGCGTGCGTCTGGCGCACTGGGCGCTGGAATGGCTGGCGGTCAACCACACCAGCAGCCCCGGCGGCGAACACCTGCCGCTGCTGGCACGGCTGTGCTGGCATATGAGCCTGCTGCCCGGCCCAGCACCCACCCACACCACCCCTGGCGCGCTGGCGCACGCCATCCGAATTGGCCTGGTGGATGCCGACGCCGCCTGGAGTGTGGCGCACACCCTGGCCGCACTGGCCGCCGCCGCCTCGCCCGTGCGCGACCGGCTGTCGCCCACCTATTCGCGTCTGGTGCTGGCCACCAGCCGGCGCTTTTCCGGCCAGCAGGCGCAGCGCGCCCATCAGGGCGACTACAGCAACGCCGAAGCGCTGGCCGACCTGGAACAACTGGCCGTCGAGCTGGTGGCGATTGCCGGCGAACAGGCCGACCACATGACCCGCGACGACGGCTGGCGCTTTCTGGCCATTGGCCGCCATCTGGAACGGCTGAACCTGCTGTCGATGCAGCTGGGACAAAGCTTTGCCGGCCTTTGGCCACCGCACGGTGCGGCATTTGAGCTGCTGCTGGCACTGTTTGACAGCTCGCTGACCTACCGCAGCTACTACCAGTGCCGCCAGGAAATTCCCGCCCTGCTCGACCTGCTGGTGTGCGACGACGGCAACCCGCGCGCGCTCAATGCCGTGCTGACCAGCCTGCGCAGCGAACTGGGCGCGCTGCCCAGCCTGCCTGGCACCGCCGAACTGGCCACCCTGCTGCCGGTACAATGCCCGACGCTGGAAGCGCTGTGCCAGCGCACGCCCTCTGGCCAGCTGGACACCCTGCGCTGTTTCACCCAGCATCTGCAGCATGTCAGCGCCAGACTGTCCGACGAAATCGGCCTGCACTACTTCAACCACAATCCGGCCTGGCAGCCGGACGACCTGATGCCGAGCAGCCGATGCTGAACTTCACCGACAACCGGCCCACCGTGCTGCATATCTCGCACGTCACCACCTACCGCTACGCCAGCCGGGTGGATCTGGCCATGCATCTGCTGCACCTGGAGCCGCTGCGCCGCGCCGACCAGCAGCTGGAAGCGTTTCGCCTGGACATCGACCCACCTGTCACCCGCAACATTGCCTCGCTCGACTACTTTGGCAACCCGCAGCATCACCTCACCCTGCACACCCCGCACCACAGCCTGAGCGTGCGCGCCGAAAGCCGGGTGCGCCGCCTGCCCCAGCCCTGCCCGCAAGCCGAGCACAGCCCGTCGTGGGAATCGGTGCGCGAGGCCATGCGCTTTCAGGCTGGCCAGCCGTTTCAGGCGGCCGCCGAGTATGGGTTTCCGTCTGAGTTCGTGCCGCTGCATCCGGCCTTTGCCGATTACGCCTTGCTGGAGTTCTGGCCTGGCCGCTCCCTGCTGGGGGCCGCCATCGGCCTGACCAGCCGCATTCACCGTGAATTCACCTACGCCACCGCCAGCACCGACCTGGCCACCCCGGCGCTGGAAGCGTTTTACCAGCGTCGCGGCGTGTGCCAGGATTTTTCCCATATCATGATTGCCTGCCTGCGCAGCCTGGGCCTGCCTGCCCGCTATGTCAGCGGCTATTTGCTCACCGAGCCACCGCCCGGCCAGCCGCGCCTGCTGGGCGTGGACGCCAGCCACGCCTGGGTGGCGGTGTACTGCCCACAACACGGCTGGGTGGAGCTTGACCCCACCAACAATATGCTGGCCGGCACCAGCCATGCGGTCATTGCCTGTGGTCGGGACTACGCCGACGTGGCCCCGCTGCGCGGGGTGATTCAGGGCGGCGGCAGCCATACCCTGTCGGTGGCGGTGAGTGTGGTGCCGGAGGGTGAGTTCAGATAAAAGCAGCGCTGGTGATGGGTTAACACGCCTTTTGCACCATGCAGGCTTTCCCCCCTGCCAGATCAGGGGCATGGCGCGACATTGCGTCGCACAAACGTCTGGTGCGGTTTTGCTATCATAGCGGATAGATTGTTTTTCGCTCAGGATGTGACCATGCACTTCCCCGCCCAGTTTTTTGCCCCGGCCACCCTGTGGCTCACCCTGGCCATGGTGGTGTTGCTCCTGCTGGAGGCGGTGCGGCGCACGCCCTGGCGCACGCTCAACCCGGTGGCGCTGAATGCCTGGATGGGGGCGTGCGTGGTGGTGATGCTGTTCTGGTCGCTCAAGGGCGGCTTCAAGCCGGGGCTGGAGTTTCACCTGCTGGGCGGCGCGGCGTTTGCGCTGATGGCCGGCCCCTGGCTGGCGCTGATTGGCCTGGCCATTGTGCTGGCGGCGGTCAGCGCCTATGGCATGGCCGAGTGGTCGGCGTTCGGGGTGAACTATCTGGTGATGGCTGCCCTGCCGGTGGCGCTGACCGGGCTGACCCTGCGCCTGGCCCGGCGGCTGCCGGCCAATTACTTTGTCTATATCTTTTTCAATGCATTTCTGACCGGCTGGCTGAGTTTTTTCTGTGCCGGGCTGCTGGCGGTGTGCGCGCTGGCGCTGGCCGATGCTTATCCGCCGGATTATCTGTTTGGCGACGCGCTGAGTTTTTATTTTTTGCTGTCGTGGTCAGAAGCATTCACCACCGGCCTGGTGCTGGCCATTTTCGTGGTGTACAAGCCACACTGGGTGGCCACCTTTGACGACCAGCGCTATTTGTACGCCAAGCCACCGGGCTAAGGCGGACGGGCAGCAAACCGCCCCGCTGTCTTGTTTACCCCTCCAGCCAACAGGGTTTTATTCGCTATCCGGATTGGCAAACCGGTATAGTCTTGGCCAGCGCCTCCGCCCCGCCACCGGGGCGGCGCGCCTGCACGCGCAGCACGCACCAGCGTTCAGCGGTGCTGTCACCCGGCGTATTGGCCGGGGTGGCCGATCAGACTTTCCGGAGGTTGCATGTCTCTTGCTTACTGGTGCCTGCTGATTGCTGGCCTGCTGCCCTATGTGTGGGCGCTGGTGGCCAAGCTGGGCGCGCCTTACGACAATCATTGCCCGCGTGACGTGCTGGCGCAGGCGCAGGGCCATCGCAAGCGGGCCAACTGGGCGCAGGCCAATGCATTTGAATCACTGCCACTGTTCATTGCCGCCGTGCTGGTGGCTTCAATTCGCCAGGCAGACGCCAGCCAGATCGACAATGCCGCGCTGCTGTTTGTGCTGGCGCGCATTGCCCATGGCCTGTTTTATATTGCCGACCTGGCCCGGCCGCGCTCGCTGGCCTGGCTGATTGGGCTGGGCTGCGTGGTCTATCTGTTTGGGCTGGCAGCCGGCATGGCGTGGCTGCATCCGCTGGACAGCCTTCAGTCAGCAGTATCCGCCGCGAGCTGAAACAGCGCCGTGCCCTGACGGGCGGCATGCCGTGGCCCGTGCATCTCCCAGGCATGGTGCGGCAGCGCCGGGGCCTGGTTCAGCCAGTCGGTCAGGCCCATCAACTGATGGCCCTGCGCCCGCCAGCCGGCCAGCAACTGGTCAAACTGCGCCAGCCATGGCCCACCTTCCAGCTCGGCTGACGCGCAATACAGCTGACCAGTGGCACTGGATGGCTCGGTGTGCGCCAGCAAGGCGGCCACGGCATCGTCGCCAGGCTGGGCGTCCTTGCCGCGTGCCTGCCACAGGCTGGGCAGGGTAATCGGTGCCACCGCCACCTCCACCTGTTCGGCCCGGTAAACCGGCATGAACGGTGCCTGCCCGGCCACCCCGGTCAGCAGGCTGATGCCGCATTGCTGGGCCAGACGCAGCAGCGGCCAGCTGGCGCAGCCCTGTGGCAGCGATACCACCAGCGGGCTGTCCGGCTGAAGGCCGGTCAGCTGGCGAAACCGGCTCAGCCGCTGCTTCAGGCCAGTTGCTGGCAGCTCGCCGCGCCAAGCGCGTGATGCCGCCAGGCGCAGACCGGTTTCGCAACCGGCCTGACGCGCAGCAGCCAGGCAGGATGGCGCGGCATACGGGCCCAGCGCCTCACCGGGCCACAGCCGCCCGCGCAACAGGCTGCCCCAGCCATACCAGCGTCCACGCAAGCGCCAGCTGGCCCCCTCCAGCCGTGGCGCACCCGCATCGCGCCCCAGATGGATGCACACGGTGGCCTGGGCGTGGTGCTGCTGCAACACCTCCAGCAGGCGCGGCAAGCCCTCACGGGCACCACGGGCGGTATCAATGTCGATATTCAGGGCAATATTCACGGCAATCTGGCCAACAAAAAACACAGCATAATCGGATCGACGGCATCTGCCATCCCTCATGGGGTGCGGATTGTCCGGCATGTCGGCGGCTTTGGCCAGTCTGGCGGCGGTTTGGCGCGCAGCCGGCCCTCCCGGCGCTGGCCAGCCCCAATCAGCAGGCATTATGCTTGCTTGTCTTTCGCTTGCGCACCTTCGGGCCGCCACGGCTTCACCCAGCCATGGCCCGACCGGCGCGAGAGGCCCAGCCGGCCCGTGGTTCAGCTTACCCGCTGCATCGCTGGCCGACTGGCCTGTTCCGGTTGTCCGCCACAAGCGGGCAGCAGTGATGAACTTTTCTATCCGAAAAGAACCGCCATGTCTTTTTCCCTGCACTTTACGGCAGCGGGTCACCCCCGTGCGCCTTTTTCTTTTTTCCCCCGTCTGGCCGACTGGCCATTGGGCCCCTTGCTGGCTGGGTTGGCCGCCTTGTTCTGGGCGGGCAATTTTGTGGCTGGCCGGGCGCTGCACGACAGCCTTACCCCATTGCACATGGCCTTTGGCCGCTGGAGCGTGGCGCTGATTTGCCTGTTGCCCTGGGTCTGGCCGCGTGTGCGCCAGCACTGGCGCAGCTTTGTGCCCTGGACCGGCACGCTGCTGGCGCTGGCGCTGACCGGGGTGGCGGCGTGCAATACGCTGATTTACCAGGGCCTGCAAACCACGCCGGCCACCCAGGCGGTGCTGCTGAATGCGCTGACGCCCGTGCTGATTCTGGCCTTCAGCGCCCTGGCGGCGCGGCGGCGGCCTGGTTCGCGTCAGTTGCTCGGCCTGGGGGTGTCGCTGCTGGGGGTGCTGGTGCTGGTCAGCCGTGGCCAGCCCTGGCAACTGAACGCCTGGACACCCAGTGGCGGCGATGCCTGGGTGTTTGCCGGCTGCTGCTGCTGGGCGGCCTACACCTTGCTGATGCGCCGTCTGCCCGCCCAGCTTGACCGGCTGACCCTGGCCAGCCTGTGCATGCTGCTGGGCTGGCTGATGCTGCTGCCACTGGCGCTATGGGAGACGCAACAGCATGGCCTGCCCTCGCTGTCTGGTGCGGCAATCAGCGGGGTGCTGTATCTGGGGGTGTTTCCGTCAGTGATTGCCTACCTGTGCTACAACCGGGCCATTGCCGAGCTGGGGGCCGAACGGGCCAGCGCCTGCCTGCATCTGGTGCCGGCGTTTGGCGCGGTGTTGTCCTGCCTGCTGCTGGGGGAAACATTGCACCCCTGGCATGTGGCCGGGATTGCCGCCGTGTTTGCCGGGCTGGCGCTGGGCCGGGTGCGCCCGCACTGACGCGGATTGCTTCAGAAAGCGTTTTAGCCGCAAGCCAGCCTGGCCCCCGCCAGCGACGGGGGCCAGGCTGTTATGAGGGTCGGCTCAGTCCCCCTCAGCGCCTGACCAGCCGCAGGGCATTGCTCACCACCAGCAGCGAGCTGCTGGCCATGCCCAGGCTGGCCAGCCATGGGGTGATATGGCCGCTGATGGCCAGCGGCAGGGCAATCAGGTTGTACGCCACCGCCCACCACAGGTTCTGGCGGATGATCTGCAGCGTGCGCCGGGCCAGCACAATGGCCTGGTCGATCCGGGTCAGCTGGTCGTTTACCAGCACCATGTCGCCGCTCATCCGCGCCACGTCGGCACCGCCGCCCATGGCCACCGACACATCCGCACGCGCCAGCACTGGCGCATCGTTCACCCCATCGCCCAGCATCAGCACCCGGCGGCCTTCGGCCTGCCAGGCGGCCACCTGCGCCAGTTTGTCTTCTGGCAGCAGGCCGCCCTGGGCGCTGTCCACGCCAAGCTGCGCCGCCACGGCGGCGACGGTGGATGGCGCATCACCCGACAGGATATGGCTGCGCACGCCGTGGGCGCGCAGCGCGTCAATCAGCGTACGCGCTTGCGGACGCAGGGCATCGCCCAGCGCAAACGCCGCCACCCAGCCGCCGGCATGCCCCAGCGCCACCACGGTGGCGTCGTCATGCCAGCCCGCCAGCGCCGCTGGCCGCGCGCCCGCCAGTTCGGCCACATAGTCTGGCTTGCCCAGCCGCCAGGCCTGGCCGTCGATGCTGGCGTGCAAGCCACGACCAGCCAGATAGCCCACGGCGTCGATGGTCGGCAACGCTGGCGCATTGGTGGGCGCTTCAGCAGCAAAAGCGCGGGCAATGGGGTGATGGGCGTGTTGTTCCAGTGCGGCGGCCAACGCCTGCGCCTGGGCTGGTGGTGTGGCATCCAGGCTCAGGGTGGCCAGCAGGCGCATGTCGCCATGGGTGAGCGTGCCGGTCTTGTCGAACACCGCGTCGGTAACTTTGGCCAGGGTTTCCAGCGCATGGCCACGGGTGGTCAGCAGGCCAATGCTGGCCAGATGGCCGGTGGCGGCGGTCAGCGCTGCCGGGGTGGCCAGCGACAAGGCGCACGGGCAGGAAATCACCAGCACCGCCACCATGATCCACAGCGCCCGCTCCGGGTCGATCCACCACCAGCCCAGATAGCTGGCGGCGGCGGTCAGCAGCAGCAGGGCAACAAACCAGCCGGCAAAGCGGTCGGCCAGCACCGCCAGCCGGGGTTTGTCGGCCAGCGCCTGATCCAAGAGGCGCACCACGCCGGCCAGCCGGGTGTTTGGCCCGGTGTGGGTGACCCGCACGGTCAGCGGGCTGTCCAGATTGATGCTGCCGGCAATCACCGTGTCGCCGGGCGCGCGCGGCAGCGGGCGGCTTTCCCCGGTCAGCAGCGCTTCGTTGACCGCGCTCTGTCCGGCCAGAATATCCCCATCCGCCGGCACGGTTTCGCCCGCGTTCACCCGTAGCACGTCGCCGGCGGCCAGTGTGGCCACCACGGCTTCTTCGGTGCGCGCGTCCGGCCAGTCGGGCAGGCGGTGGCAAAACGCCGGCACCAGCTTGACCAGGCTTTCCGCTGCCGCGCCAGCCTTGCGCCGGGCAATGCCTTCCAGGTAGCGCCCGCCCAGCAGCAAGAACACAAACATCGATACCGAATCAAAGTAAATGCCGTGGTCAATGTGGTTGAGCAGCGCCCACAGGCTGGCAAAAAACGCCGTCAGAATGCCGATGGTCACCGGGGTGTCCATCCCCACCCGCCGGGTTTTCAGGTCGCGCCAGGTGGCGCGGTAAAACGGCAGCGCCGAATACAGCACCACCGGCAGGGTCAGAATCAGGCTGGACCAGTGCAGCAGCCACAGCCATTGCGGGTCGATCTCGCCAGCGGGGGCCAGATAAATCGGCACCGCGTACATCATCACCTGCATCATCGACAGCCCGGCTACCCACAGCCGGTTGATTGCCTGCTTGCGCTCTTGCTGGGCCAGTTTTTCCTGGCGGTCGGCATCGTAGGGGTGGGCGTGGTAGCCAATGTCGCCAATGGCTTGCAGGATGCTGGACAGGGCAATGCGCTGATTGTCCCAGCGCACCCTGGCGCGATGGCTGGTGTAGTTGATATCTACCGACAGCACGCCGGGCAGGCGCTGCAGGTGGTGTTCGTTCAGCCAGATACAGGCCGCGCAGGTAATGCCTTCCAGAATCAGCGCCGCTTCACGGATATCGCCGTCTTCGCTGCGGACAAAACTGGCCTGCAAGGCTGGGCTGTCGTACAGGCGCAGGCGTTCGAGCAGCTCGTCCGGCAGCGGGTCGGCCTGGCGGGCTTCGGCGGTGCGGTGGGTGTAATACTCGCCCAGGCCGCTGTCCAGAATGGTCTGCGCCACGGCCTGACAGCCGGCGCAGCAGGCAGGGTGAGTGGTGTCCCGGTCACGGATGGGGAAATCAACCCCTGGCGGCACCGGCAGGCCGCAATGGAAACAGGTTTGGCTCATGCCAATATTGTGACATACCCCCTTGCTCTGTGGGCAACTTCACCCACGCTACCCAGCGTATGCCCTTGCCCTGAATCAACTTGTTCCGCCTGTCGGAATTGGCGGCAACTGTGGCAGAATTTACCCTTGTTCCCCTTTTGCGGCGCATTGGCTGCGTGCAAGCGCTGCCCATTTGACCAAAAAATGGCTAAGTGCTTGTTCAGTCAACAATCCAAGCCCATGGGCAAACGGCTCGGATCGTGATAAAAAGCAAGCATACACGGGGCTTGCCGCCTGCCGCCCCTGGGCCGCGCTGGCAAACCGCTGCCAGAGCCCCCCTCTGGCATAAACAAAAGTTTCAAACAACCATTTATAAAAATATAATGTCCGAGCCCAATACTTCTACTCCCCCCCAACGGAATACCATGGATAGCGCCAACAAGGACACCGCCACCCGCATTCTGGATGCAGCAGAGCGGCTGTTTGTCGAGCACGGCTTCGAGGCCACCTCGCTGCGGACCATTACCCAGCAGGCCGAGGTCAATCTGGCTGCGGTCAACTACCACTTTGGCTCCAAGGATGCGCTATTTCAGGCGGTGCTGGTGCGCCGGCTGGCCCCCCTGAACCAGCAATGCGTGGCCGAGCTGGATGTGCTGGAAAAATCCGGCACGCCCGTTACCGTGGAAGCGGTGCTGATGACCTTCATCCGCCCCTGTCTGGCGCTGTCCAAAGACCCCAACCGTGGCGGGGCCATGTTTGTCCGCCTGCTGTCGCGCACCTTTGTGGAAAACCACCGGCTGATCCGCGACACCCTGCCACAGCAATACAGCGAATTTGTCAGCCGCTACAGCAAGGCGTTTGCCCGGGTGCTGCCCGAGCTGAAGGGCGAAGAACTGGCCTGGCGGCTGCATCTGGCGTTTGGCATGATGTTCAATGCCTTTGCCGGCAACGATGTGCTGAAAATTTTTGTCAAGAGCGACATCGTCTCGGCCCGCGACCCGGATACCGTGGTGCGCCACATGATTCCGTTTGTGGTGGCCGGGCTGACCCGGCCAGCCAGCGTGCTGTAAGCGCCACCGCATCTGGCCCGGCGCGGCAGCGATGGACTTGCCCGTCGCCCTGCCGGGTTTCCTAGTAGCCAGTCACGATGATATGAACCAAATGACTGGCGACTCGACTGCTTTCGGCATGAGTTTCATCTGACGTGTCGTTCCCGCGAAGGCGGGAACCCAGACCGCGCTACAGCGTGCGCTGTGGGGGGTGAGCGTTGCAGGATGGCCGGCACGCTGTGGATGCCACTGGATTCCCGCCTGCGCGGGAATGACGCGGTGGGGTGCGGCGGATGGTTCGCCGTGT
Protein-coding regions in this window:
- a CDS encoding heavy metal translocating P-type ATPase, coding for MSQTCFHCGLPVPPGVDFPIRDRDTTHPACCAGCQAVAQTILDSGLGEYYTHRTAEARQADPLPDELLERLRLYDSPALQASFVRSEDGDIREAALILEGITCAACIWLNEHHLQRLPGVLSVDINYTSHRARVRWDNQRIALSSILQAIGDIGYHAHPYDADRQEKLAQQERKQAINRLWVAGLSMMQVMMYAVPIYLAPAGEIDPQWLWLLHWSSLILTLPVVLYSALPFYRATWRDLKTRRVGMDTPVTIGILTAFFASLWALLNHIDHGIYFDSVSMFVFLLLGGRYLEGIARRKAGAAAESLVKLVPAFCHRLPDWPDARTEEAVVATLAAGDVLRVNAGETVPADGDILAGQSAVNEALLTGESRPLPRAPGDTVIAGSINLDSPLTVRVTHTGPNTRLAGVVRLLDQALADKPRLAVLADRFAGWFVALLLLTAAASYLGWWWIDPERALWIMVAVLVISCPCALSLATPAALTAATGHLASIGLLTTRGHALETLAKVTDAVFDKTGTLTHGDMRLLATLSLDATPPAQAQALAAALEQHAHHPIARAFAAEAPTNAPALPTIDAVGYLAGRGLHASIDGQAWRLGKPDYVAELAGARPAALAGWHDDATVVALGHAGGWVAAFALGDALRPQARTLIDALRAHGVRSHILSGDAPSTVAAVAAQLGVDSAQGGLLPEDKLAQVAAWQAEGRRVLMLGDGVNDAPVLARADVSVAMGGGADVARMSGDMVLVNDQLTRIDQAIVLARRTLQIIRQNLWWAVAYNLIALPLAISGHITPWLASLGMASSSLLVVSNALRLVRR
- a CDS encoding TetR/AcrR family transcriptional regulator, producing MDSANKDTATRILDAAERLFVEHGFEATSLRTITQQAEVNLAAVNYHFGSKDALFQAVLVRRLAPLNQQCVAELDVLEKSGTPVTVEAVLMTFIRPCLALSKDPNRGGAMFVRLLSRTFVENHRLIRDTLPQQYSEFVSRYSKAFARVLPELKGEELAWRLHLAFGMMFNAFAGNDVLKIFVKSDIVSARDPDTVVRHMIPFVVAGLTRPASVL
- a CDS encoding DMT family transporter; translated protein: MSFSLHFTAAGHPRAPFSFFPRLADWPLGPLLAGLAALFWAGNFVAGRALHDSLTPLHMAFGRWSVALICLLPWVWPRVRQHWRSFVPWTGTLLALALTGVAACNTLIYQGLQTTPATQAVLLNALTPVLILAFSALAARRRPGSRQLLGLGVSLLGVLVLVSRGQPWQLNAWTPSGGDAWVFAGCCCWAAYTLLMRRLPAQLDRLTLASLCMLLGWLMLLPLALWETQQHGLPSLSGAAISGVLYLGVFPSVIAYLCYNRAIAELGAERASACLHLVPAFGAVLSCLLLGETLHPWHVAGIAAVFAGLALGRVRPH